In one window of Bacteroidia bacterium DNA:
- the paaN gene encoding phenylacetic acid degradation protein PaaN — protein MNLFEKHKETLQNAIKAIHERTFFAAFPEHPKAYGEDAPGQGEAQFQQTRNNHFGGLNDKDATGWIGEETSPYTQEKLGVKYPEIDVATLVRNAGKAGKNWRKASPAERAGLLMDSLDKMKDRFFEIGHATQHTTGQSFIMSFQASGPHAADRALEAIALGYHELTRFPENAEWEKPMGKFNVKLKKSWKPVPRGTGLVIGCSTFPVWNSIPGIYASLVTGNPVIVKPHPGAVYPIAIVVACIQQALTDNGLDPDICQLAVDTHGNPVTKKLAEHNNVKLIDYTGGPSFGDYIEKLPGKITFTEKAGVNSVILDSVNSLDPVFQNLSFAISLYSGQMCTAPQNIFIPEGGIKTAEGNLTYEEVVQKLAANIKGLVTHPKMGAGTLGAIQNPATRERVAHAKNLGGHVVLEPEDVQNPEFANALISAPVVVEVDATNKDIFSEERFGPIVLVVKTKDTGHSVELARDLAMEKGAITCGAYTTDAGTREMIAEEMEQAFTPVSFNMVGPIWMNQNAAFSDFHVTGGNPAGNASFTNPEYVNKRFVWVGHREVI, from the coding sequence ATGAATCTTTTCGAAAAGCATAAGGAAACACTTCAGAATGCTATAAAAGCGATACATGAGCGGACATTCTTTGCCGCTTTCCCGGAACATCCCAAAGCGTATGGTGAAGATGCTCCCGGCCAGGGAGAGGCTCAATTCCAGCAAACACGAAATAATCATTTTGGGGGACTAAATGATAAAGATGCAACCGGCTGGATAGGAGAGGAGACCTCACCCTATACACAGGAGAAACTGGGAGTAAAGTATCCGGAAATAGATGTAGCTACCCTGGTAAGAAATGCCGGGAAGGCAGGAAAAAATTGGAGGAAAGCATCTCCGGCTGAACGGGCAGGCTTGCTCATGGATAGCCTGGATAAAATGAAAGATCGCTTTTTTGAGATCGGTCATGCCACGCAGCATACCACCGGACAGTCCTTCATCATGTCCTTCCAGGCATCGGGCCCACATGCGGCTGACCGGGCGTTGGAAGCCATTGCATTGGGATATCATGAACTTACCCGCTTTCCTGAAAATGCAGAATGGGAAAAGCCAATGGGCAAATTTAATGTGAAGCTCAAAAAGAGCTGGAAACCAGTGCCACGAGGAACAGGGCTGGTCATCGGCTGTTCCACCTTTCCTGTCTGGAATAGTATTCCTGGAATATATGCAAGCCTCGTCACCGGAAATCCTGTCATTGTAAAACCACATCCTGGTGCGGTGTATCCCATCGCCATTGTAGTGGCGTGCATTCAGCAGGCGCTGACTGACAATGGATTGGACCCTGATATTTGCCAGCTTGCTGTGGATACGCATGGCAATCCCGTTACCAAGAAATTGGCAGAGCATAACAACGTAAAACTGATTGACTATACTGGCGGACCCTCTTTCGGAGACTATATTGAAAAGCTGCCGGGAAAAATCACCTTTACCGAGAAGGCAGGCGTAAACTCCGTTATTCTTGATTCCGTAAATTCACTGGATCCTGTTTTCCAGAATCTCTCATTTGCCATCAGCCTCTATTCAGGCCAGATGTGTACAGCTCCGCAAAACATATTCATACCGGAAGGCGGAATAAAAACGGCAGAAGGAAACCTGACATACGAAGAAGTGGTGCAGAAACTGGCCGCAAACATTAAGGGATTGGTTACACATCCTAAAATGGGCGCTGGCACTTTGGGCGCAATCCAGAATCCTGCAACGCGGGAGCGGGTCGCACATGCCAAAAACTTAGGCGGCCATGTAGTGCTGGAGCCGGAAGATGTGCAAAATCCTGAGTTTGCCAATGCCCTCATCTCCGCCCCGGTGGTTGTGGAAGTGGATGCCACTAACAAGGACATATTTTCAGAGGAACGTTTCGGGCCGATTGTGTTGGTGGTAAAAACGAAAGATACAGGACACTCCGTGGAACTGGCGAGGGATCTGGCGATGGAAAAAGGTGCCATTACCTGTGGAGCCTACACCACGGATGCCGGTACGCGTGAAATGATTGCAGAAGAAATGGAGCAGGCATTTACACCTGTTTCCTTCAATATGGTCGGACCTATCTGGATGAATCAGAATGCGGCATTCTCTGATTTCCACGTAACGGGAGGAAATCCTGCCGGCAATGCTTCCTTCACCAATCCTGAGTATGTAAACAAGCGTTTTGTCTGGGTTGGTCACCGGGAAGTGATTTGA
- a CDS encoding CTP synthase encodes MANTKYIFVTGGVTSSLGKGILAASLAKLLQARGYSVTIQKFDPYINVDPGTMNPYEHGECYVTTDGAETDLDLGHYERFLNIETSQANNVTTGRIYSTVIQKERNGDYLGKTVQVIPHITDEIKFRYQQLGKSGEYDIIITEIGGTVGDIESLPYIESIRQMIWETGHSDCLVVHLTLVPYLRAAEELKTKPTQHSVKAMLEIGVQPDILVCRTEIPLNKDLRNKIALFCNVKKNSVIEAIDVKTIYDVPLQMIKENLDKVVLSKLKLPLKNEPTLEKWKNFLQRLKNPTYEVNLALIGKYTELPDAYKSIHEALVHAGAENECKINLHYISSEFINEESLERKISEMDGVLVAPGFGERGIEGKIIAIKFVREKGIPFFGICLGMQCAVIEFAQNVLGMAGAHSTEISPDTKYPVIALMDEQKKVTAKGGTMRLGSYPCRIRKPSKVFNVYGRQTVTERHRHRFEFNNKFLEKFEKAGMLATGINPDSALVEIIELKNHPWFIGTQFHPEYQSTVAEPHPLFVKFVDAAKTQKLKMEKELAAAG; translated from the coding sequence ATGGCAAATACCAAATATATATTCGTTACGGGCGGAGTTACGTCATCCCTGGGTAAGGGCATTCTTGCAGCCTCTTTGGCAAAACTACTCCAGGCAAGAGGGTACTCTGTTACCATTCAAAAATTTGATCCATACATAAATGTGGATCCGGGTACAATGAACCCTTATGAACATGGCGAATGCTATGTGACGACCGATGGTGCGGAAACCGATCTGGATCTGGGACATTATGAGCGTTTCCTGAATATCGAGACTTCGCAGGCCAACAACGTAACCACAGGCCGCATATATTCTACGGTAATTCAAAAAGAAAGAAACGGAGATTACCTGGGAAAAACAGTGCAGGTCATACCCCACATTACCGATGAGATCAAATTCCGCTATCAGCAATTAGGCAAAAGCGGTGAGTATGACATTATCATTACAGAAATTGGTGGCACGGTGGGCGACATTGAATCATTGCCTTATATTGAATCTATTCGTCAGATGATCTGGGAAACAGGGCACAGCGACTGCCTAGTGGTTCACCTTACCTTAGTCCCTTACCTCCGGGCTGCAGAGGAACTGAAAACGAAACCTACTCAACATTCTGTAAAGGCTATGCTCGAAATAGGGGTTCAGCCTGACATTCTCGTTTGCCGTACTGAGATACCACTAAATAAGGATCTTAGAAATAAAATAGCCCTGTTCTGCAACGTGAAGAAAAATTCCGTCATCGAAGCCATTGATGTTAAAACAATATATGACGTGCCCTTACAGATGATCAAGGAAAACCTCGACAAAGTCGTGCTCTCCAAACTGAAACTTCCCTTAAAGAATGAACCTACGCTGGAGAAATGGAAAAATTTCCTTCAGCGGCTTAAGAATCCGACCTATGAGGTGAATCTTGCCCTGATTGGAAAATACACGGAACTTCCGGATGCCTACAAATCCATCCATGAAGCGCTGGTACATGCCGGTGCTGAAAATGAATGTAAAATCAACCTCCACTACATTTCATCCGAATTTATAAACGAAGAAAGCCTGGAACGGAAAATTAGCGAGATGGATGGCGTGCTCGTAGCGCCTGGATTTGGTGAGCGTGGCATAGAAGGTAAAATTATCGCTATAAAATTTGTACGCGAAAAAGGCATTCCTTTCTTCGGCATTTGCCTGGGAATGCAATGTGCCGTTATTGAATTTGCTCAGAACGTCCTAGGCATGGCTGGCGCACATTCCACGGAAATAAGTCCAGACACAAAATACCCCGTGATTGCACTTATGGATGAGCAGAAAAAGGTCACCGCAAAGGGTGGTACTATGCGGCTTGGCAGCTATCCCTGTCGAATTCGCAAGCCATCCAAAGTATTCAATGTATATGGCCGCCAAACGGTGACCGAGCGCCATCGCCACCGGTTTGAATTCAACAATAAGTTCCTTGAGAAATTTGAGAAGGCCGGCATGCTGGCTACAGGCATCAATCCTGATTCAGCTCTTGTGGAGATCATAGAATTGAAAAACCATCCGTGGTTCATCGGAACACAATTTCATCCGGAATATCAAAGCACGGTGGCTGAACCCCATCCGCTCTTTGTAAAATTTGTGGACGCTGCTAAAACCCAGAAGCTCAAAATGGAGAAGGAATTGGCAGCGGCAGGATAA
- a CDS encoding gliding motility-associated C-terminal domain-containing protein → MLHSPTHKAISPTPDRMIRWRQLLLVIALIFSFTHSQASHLVGGSMSYEYVGRSGSEFVYRIHLDMYRDCFNSTTPFDPVLSVGIYLNNGSRNLFRVKSMSLKSEKSVDPPAGGSNCAFQPDVCLRQGIYTDTIILPASALGYHLSHVRCCRNDLTNLPQMGQTYYSFIPPTTLQNSSPVFTGIPAPFICINDEIALGNQATDPDGDSLVYEISWPLDGGTALDPAPSPSDILPSPLPKVSYNPGYSLSNPLGVSGSSSIDPVTGITTVRVPTQGLYALAIEVKEYRDGEYLGSTIRDVQIIAITCPPNPTPKLIAETGSPVTNYTIQAGELLEFDITVSDTDSVVINYSGSIFEIGEIPPPLATLNNLRGKDTLSSRFRWQTNCSHGRSAPYFFSAQATDKGCPSKTLNIRYTITVEQYYPPNQIEGPDSICEFKKNARYEIPKDGAKYEWYVTGGTITSGNTSEAINVNWNGSGQGEVRLIITGPKNCSIDTLFKKVKIIPVPVADAGTDLSFCSGDTILIGPASPDPSLSYQWLTTAGLSQADISNPQLTLLNSTQNPAVRKYVLRTYNILCESLDTINITIFPRPQGKAITGNSKPCFDGSYPYSISHTPGSTYKWGAKGGTIENGQGTGNVTINWNSEGTGEIEVVETNVHGCAGETVRFAVDIQKIIIDTVFGTRTVCPNSRMIRYWVDDTRNSTYSWFVDRGIQTGGGNSPDIRINWGDSGFGTIKVLETTSLGCVSDTLNVPIVISYRLQTGPIMGDSLLCELTQSEPYFVSPTNGSNYTWNVSGGSFVSPNGLNHINIDWGTFGNALLSVQETSYDSVNGLPCIGDPVQKNVALKPNPLTSGISGEVALCEGQDLSYHVSGFDSSTFHWTIKDHVAFSGDGNDTITASWNSDGDYTITCIEKSFYGCEGPLKQLVIKVHPVPEITEILGEDTVCVENNQGLAYRVEGMPASTYTWWVQNGTITSRDSSAEVIIDWNEHGPGLLEVSETSDFGCQGDTISLPLVLDGAMLRMEVVTTLEDNERDIEIKWEINNDDYFNKSYRLGRSLNGSEEQSIGTFNSMTLNYIDTDVQTSETPYYYTVKTENLCNSTLLSSTHNSILLDGGKQDDAGMNLSWNGYHGWEQGVARYEIHRKLNEETSYKLYRQNVQDTVRQLDVGLDGYTQCYRIRAIENGTDQEASWSNTICGNFEPVVYIPTAFSPDGDFINDTFEVTSSNHKYISMKIYNRWGEEVFNEVGLNPAWDGFHKDKLAAEDVYIYSIEVENNRDRFNYSGTLTLIR, encoded by the coding sequence ATGTTGCATTCTCCAACACATAAGGCCATTTCACCTACGCCAGATCGCATGATCAGGTGGAGGCAATTACTCCTGGTGATAGCGCTGATTTTCTCATTTACTCATAGTCAGGCAAGTCACCTGGTGGGTGGAAGCATGTCGTACGAATATGTTGGCCGGTCAGGTTCTGAGTTCGTGTATCGTATTCATCTTGATATGTACCGGGATTGCTTTAATTCGACTACTCCGTTTGATCCTGTACTCAGTGTAGGAATCTATCTTAATAACGGATCCAGAAATCTGTTTCGCGTTAAGTCAATGTCACTCAAATCGGAAAAATCTGTTGATCCTCCAGCGGGAGGCAGCAACTGCGCTTTTCAACCTGACGTTTGTTTACGCCAGGGTATTTACACCGATACCATCATTCTTCCGGCCTCTGCCCTAGGCTACCATCTGAGCCACGTCCGCTGTTGCCGGAACGATCTCACCAATCTTCCGCAAATGGGGCAGACTTACTATAGTTTCATTCCACCTACCACGCTGCAAAACAGTTCCCCTGTTTTCACAGGAATACCGGCTCCTTTTATCTGCATAAATGATGAGATCGCACTGGGAAATCAGGCTACGGATCCGGATGGAGATTCACTCGTATATGAAATATCCTGGCCTCTGGATGGCGGTACCGCACTTGATCCGGCTCCTTCTCCTTCAGATATTCTGCCATCCCCTTTACCTAAGGTATCATACAATCCCGGTTATAGCCTTAGTAATCCTCTCGGAGTTTCCGGATCATCATCCATTGATCCTGTTACGGGAATAACGACCGTGAGGGTGCCTACCCAGGGCTTGTATGCTCTGGCAATAGAGGTAAAAGAATACCGTGATGGTGAGTATCTCGGTTCTACGATACGCGATGTCCAGATTATTGCGATCACCTGCCCGCCTAATCCCACACCGAAATTAATTGCAGAAACAGGATCCCCTGTTACCAATTACACCATTCAGGCAGGCGAACTCCTGGAATTCGATATTACTGTTTCAGATACTGATAGCGTAGTCATAAACTATAGCGGGTCTATTTTCGAGATTGGGGAAATACCGCCTCCTCTCGCAACACTAAACAACCTGAGGGGTAAAGACACTCTTTCCAGCCGCTTCCGATGGCAAACCAACTGCAGCCATGGCCGAAGTGCTCCCTATTTCTTTTCGGCTCAGGCCACAGATAAAGGCTGCCCGTCAAAAACGCTGAATATTAGATACACCATTACAGTAGAACAATATTATCCGCCCAATCAGATCGAAGGGCCTGATAGTATCTGTGAATTTAAAAAAAATGCCCGCTATGAAATTCCCAAAGACGGAGCTAAATATGAATGGTACGTTACAGGCGGCACTATTACGTCCGGAAATACTTCTGAAGCAATCAATGTCAACTGGAACGGAAGCGGGCAAGGTGAAGTGCGGCTCATAATCACCGGCCCCAAGAATTGTTCAATAGATACCCTTTTCAAGAAGGTAAAGATCATCCCGGTTCCTGTAGCAGATGCAGGAACTGATCTCTCTTTTTGCTCAGGTGATACCATTCTAATTGGTCCTGCCTCCCCGGATCCTTCACTTTCTTATCAATGGCTTACCACTGCAGGTTTATCTCAGGCAGACATTTCCAACCCACAACTCACACTGCTTAATTCCACACAAAATCCGGCTGTCAGAAAATATGTGCTCCGGACTTATAATATACTGTGCGAATCTCTTGACACTATCAATATAACTATTTTCCCAAGACCGCAGGGTAAAGCAATTACCGGCAACAGCAAGCCTTGCTTTGATGGAAGCTATCCATATTCAATCAGCCACACTCCGGGTTCAACCTATAAATGGGGTGCTAAGGGCGGTACCATTGAAAACGGGCAGGGAACCGGCAACGTCACCATAAATTGGAATTCAGAAGGTACCGGTGAAATTGAGGTAGTGGAAACCAATGTGCATGGCTGCGCGGGTGAAACAGTACGCTTTGCAGTTGATATTCAAAAAATAATCATTGATACAGTCTTTGGAACCAGAACGGTTTGTCCTAATTCTCGAATGATCAGATATTGGGTGGATGATACAAGAAATTCTACCTACTCCTGGTTTGTTGATCGGGGCATTCAGACAGGCGGAGGCAATAGTCCTGACATCCGCATAAATTGGGGGGATTCCGGATTCGGCACTATCAAAGTGCTGGAAACCACTAGCCTCGGTTGCGTGAGTGATACCCTGAATGTTCCTATCGTGATTAGCTACAGGTTACAAACCGGGCCGATCATGGGTGATTCCCTCCTTTGTGAATTGACTCAATCAGAACCCTATTTTGTATCTCCCACAAACGGCAGCAATTATACCTGGAATGTCAGTGGAGGTTCTTTTGTATCACCTAATGGACTAAACCATATAAATATAGACTGGGGCACCTTCGGTAATGCGCTTTTATCCGTGCAGGAAACAAGTTACGATTCGGTAAATGGCCTTCCATGCATAGGCGATCCGGTTCAGAAAAATGTAGCACTGAAACCGAATCCTCTAACTTCAGGCATAAGCGGTGAGGTAGCATTATGTGAGGGTCAGGATTTGTCTTATCACGTTTCTGGCTTTGATAGCTCAACCTTCCATTGGACGATAAAGGATCACGTAGCTTTTTCAGGAGATGGTAATGACACCATCACTGCCTCATGGAATAGTGATGGAGATTATACTATCACTTGTATTGAAAAAAGCTTTTACGGATGCGAAGGTCCATTAAAACAATTGGTGATAAAGGTGCATCCTGTTCCGGAAATTACGGAGATCTTGGGTGAGGATACTGTTTGCGTTGAAAACAATCAAGGCCTGGCTTACCGGGTGGAAGGAATGCCTGCGTCCACTTATACCTGGTGGGTACAGAATGGTACTATAACTTCCAGAGACAGTTCGGCAGAAGTAATCATTGACTGGAACGAACATGGTCCGGGATTACTGGAAGTATCAGAAACTTCCGATTTTGGCTGCCAGGGCGATACTATTTCATTGCCACTTGTGCTGGATGGCGCCATGCTGAGGATGGAGGTTGTAACAACATTAGAGGATAATGAACGCGACATCGAAATTAAATGGGAAATTAATAATGATGATTACTTTAATAAATCTTACCGGTTAGGCAGATCATTGAATGGCAGCGAAGAACAAAGTATAGGAACGTTCAATAGTATGACCCTGAATTATATTGACACTGATGTACAGACATCCGAAACACCATACTATTACACCGTAAAAACTGAAAATCTCTGCAACAGCACCTTGCTTTCCAGTACCCACAATTCAATTTTGCTGGATGGAGGTAAACAAGATGATGCAGGAATGAATCTTAGCTGGAATGGCTATCATGGCTGGGAACAAGGCGTGGCCCGGTATGAAATACACAGAAAACTAAATGAGGAGACATCGTACAAACTTTACCGGCAAAACGTACAGGATACGGTTCGGCAACTGGATGTGGGACTTGATGGCTATACCCAATGCTACCGAATAAGGGCAATAGAAAATGGAACTGACCAGGAAGCTTCCTGGAGCAACACAATATGCGGGAACTTTGAACCGGTGGTCTACATTCCCACAGCATTCTCACCGGATGGGGATTTTATCAACGACACTTTTGAGGTAACCTCCAGCAACCACAAGTATATCTCAATGAAGATATACAATCGCTGGGGTGAGGAGGTTTTTAATGAAGTTGGACTAAATCCTGCCTGGGATGGCTTTCATAAAGATAAGCTTGCAGCCGAAGACGTGTACATCTATTCCATTGAGGTGGAAAATAACCGCGACCGCTTCAATTACAGCGGCACGCTCACACTCATCCGGTAA
- a CDS encoding DUF4296 domain-containing protein codes for MLILRSTYLLLVSLLFTMVFFQRCSDSSETIPEYVINQEKMVDIMMDIHLSEAYMASNNIYGDSAARVAPLFYEAVYKENGVTKQEFDTSFGFYLRHPEMMEKIEAKVISRLNEGNPSNN; via the coding sequence ATGCTCATTTTGCGATCAACTTATTTACTCCTCGTATCTCTACTGTTTACTATGGTTTTTTTTCAGCGATGTTCAGATAGTTCTGAAACAATACCTGAATATGTGATAAACCAGGAAAAGATGGTAGACATCATGATGGACATTCATCTTTCAGAGGCATATATGGCCTCAAACAATATATATGGCGATAGTGCTGCCAGGGTAGCTCCCTTATTTTATGAAGCAGTATATAAAGAAAATGGAGTGACTAAGCAAGAGTTTGATACAAGTTTTGGCTTCTATCTGCGCCATCCTGAGATGATGGAGAAGATAGAAGCCAAAGTAATTTCCCGTCTTAATGAAGGGAATCCATCAAATAATTAG
- a CDS encoding zinc metallopeptidase, producing MGYIVLLVLITLASAGVSWRFKKKFKQYSKEPLLAGVTGAEVAKRMLHDSGIYDVEVLSVGGSLSDHYNPMKKTVNLSPDVYNGRSIAAAAVAAHECGHAVQHAKAYSWLYMRSALVPIVSVSNNFVPFLLIAGIIAIAVFQVPWVLMAALVLFAFSTLFSFITLPVEFDASNRALLWLNQTNITSPDEHGQAKDALKWAAMTYVVAALASLATLLYYLSIFLGSRD from the coding sequence ATGGGATACATAGTGCTTTTAGTTCTTATCACCCTGGCAAGTGCAGGTGTAAGCTGGCGATTCAAGAAAAAATTCAAGCAATACTCGAAGGAGCCCTTGCTTGCAGGGGTCACAGGTGCTGAAGTCGCAAAGCGAATGCTGCATGATAGCGGAATTTATGATGTAGAAGTACTCTCAGTCGGGGGCTCGTTAAGCGATCATTATAACCCTATGAAAAAGACCGTGAACCTTAGCCCGGACGTTTATAATGGGCGCTCGATCGCTGCCGCTGCAGTTGCCGCTCATGAATGCGGACACGCGGTGCAACACGCAAAAGCCTATAGCTGGCTTTACATGAGAAGCGCATTGGTGCCAATCGTTTCTGTCTCAAATAACTTTGTTCCCTTCCTGCTCATCGCGGGAATTATCGCCATTGCAGTTTTCCAGGTTCCCTGGGTATTGATGGCAGCGCTCGTCCTTTTTGCATTCAGTACGCTTTTTAGCTTCATTACTCTGCCTGTGGAATTTGATGCCAGCAACCGCGCCTTGTTATGGCTTAATCAGACAAATATCACATCGCCAGATGAACACGGACAAGCGAAAGACGCTCTTAAATGGGCTGCTATGACTTACGTAGTGGCCGCCTTAGCTTCTCTGGCAACATTGCTATACTATCTTTCCATTTTCCTGGGAAGCCGCGACTAA
- a CDS encoding DUF6728 family protein, whose protein sequence is MLHYLNIFSKDENARGNINLKMMHGINRISILLFLICLIVIIYRYIF, encoded by the coding sequence ATGTTGCACTATTTAAACATATTCAGCAAGGATGAAAACGCCAGGGGCAACATAAACCTGAAAATGATGCATGGGATAAACCGAATCTCAATATTGCTTTTTCTGATCTGCCTTATTGTCATTATTTATAGATACATTTTTTGA
- a CDS encoding YggS family pyridoxal phosphate-dependent enzyme, whose product MSIVDNLRKIKEELPQEVKLVAVSKTHPASLVMEAFTAGHNIFGENKVQEIVAKQEELLQDLEWHFIGHLQRNKVKLLIPFVHLIHSIDSPRLLREVDKQARKAGRTVDCLLQVHIAKEETKFGFSKEELISLVESEEFKSLSSVKIRGLMGMATFTENDTQIRAEFRKLKNLFDWLRKEKFADGEFDQLSMGMSNDWKIAVEEGSTIVRIGSAIFGER is encoded by the coding sequence ATGAGCATAGTTGATAATCTCCGCAAAATAAAGGAAGAATTGCCTCAGGAAGTAAAGTTGGTTGCGGTGAGCAAAACCCATCCCGCTTCGCTGGTAATGGAAGCCTTCACTGCAGGCCACAATATTTTTGGTGAAAATAAAGTGCAGGAAATTGTTGCGAAGCAGGAGGAACTGCTACAGGATTTGGAGTGGCATTTCATCGGCCATTTGCAACGAAATAAGGTGAAGTTGCTCATTCCCTTCGTTCATCTCATTCATAGCATAGACAGTCCGCGCTTGCTCCGCGAAGTAGATAAACAGGCTCGGAAAGCAGGGCGCACGGTTGATTGCCTTTTGCAGGTACACATCGCGAAAGAGGAAACCAAGTTTGGATTTTCAAAAGAGGAATTGATCAGCCTGGTTGAAAGCGAAGAATTTAAAAGCCTGAGTTCGGTAAAAATACGGGGCCTTATGGGGATGGCAACTTTTACTGAAAACGATACACAGATAAGGGCAGAATTCCGGAAGCTAAAGAATTTATTTGACTGGCTCAGAAAGGAAAAATTCGCGGATGGGGAGTTTGATCAGCTCTCTATGGGCATGAGCAACGACTGGAAAATAGCCGTGGAAGAAGGCAGCACCATTGTGCGTATTGGCAGCGCAATTTTTGGCGAACGCTGA
- a CDS encoding ABC transporter ATP-binding protein produces MIIANHVTRSYGDLKVLKDVSLKVEAGEVVSIVGPSGAGKSTLLHIIGTIDQPDSGDVTINNVLLNNLPSRKIAAFRNNHIGFIFQFHHLLPEFTALENVCIPAFIAGQDKNEASGRARELLGLLGLSQREKHKPGQLSGGEQQRVAVARALMNNPAVVLADEPSGNLDTNSANDLHKLFFQLRKQFNQTFIIVTHNLGLAEMADRQLTMVDGYLA; encoded by the coding sequence ATGATTATTGCAAACCATGTAACCCGCAGCTATGGAGACCTGAAAGTACTCAAGGATGTGTCTCTAAAAGTAGAAGCTGGCGAAGTTGTGAGTATAGTAGGACCTTCAGGCGCAGGGAAAAGCACATTGCTTCATATTATCGGCACCATAGACCAGCCTGACAGCGGAGATGTAACCATCAATAATGTTTTGCTCAATAATCTTCCATCTAGGAAAATAGCCGCTTTCAGGAATAACCATATCGGGTTTATCTTTCAGTTTCATCATCTGCTACCGGAATTTACAGCGCTGGAGAATGTCTGCATTCCCGCCTTTATTGCCGGGCAGGACAAAAACGAGGCGTCTGGCCGCGCCCGTGAATTGCTGGGACTGCTGGGACTGTCTCAGCGGGAAAAACATAAGCCGGGTCAACTCTCAGGCGGAGAGCAACAACGAGTGGCCGTGGCAAGGGCTCTTATGAATAATCCCGCAGTAGTACTCGCGGATGAGCCTTCAGGAAACCTGGACACCAACTCTGCGAATGATCTGCACAAGCTTTTCTTTCAGCTTCGGAAACAATTCAACCAGACCTTTATCATTGTGACCCACAATCTGGGCCTGGCAGAAATGGCAGATCGCCAATTGACAATGGTGGACGGATACCTTGCCTGA
- the kdsB gene encoding 3-deoxy-manno-octulosonate cytidylyltransferase, producing MKIIAIIPARFGSSRFPGKPLALLSGKPVIQWVYEAAKRSASLNAVVVATDHADIYAQVRQFGGEAVLTGTHHLSGTDRCAEALLKSGKQFDAVINIQGDEPFIDPEQIDLLASLLKNPLVKIATLIQPLKDPKLLSDPNIVKVVINAKNEALYFSRTPIPFVRGQAHAAWMEKVQYFRHLGIYGFRSHILQQIVNLPPSKLEEAEALEQLRWLEHGYSIHTAMTSQDSLAIDTPEDLAKAEDFLRQNTSGS from the coding sequence ATGAAAATTATAGCCATCATTCCGGCACGCTTTGGCTCTTCGCGATTCCCAGGAAAGCCCCTGGCACTCCTAAGCGGAAAGCCCGTCATCCAATGGGTTTATGAAGCCGCAAAGAGATCAGCTTCTTTAAACGCGGTTGTTGTAGCCACAGATCATGCTGATATTTATGCGCAGGTCAGGCAGTTCGGTGGCGAAGCAGTTCTCACAGGTACGCATCATCTTTCAGGAACTGATCGCTGTGCGGAAGCTCTCCTTAAATCAGGTAAGCAATTCGATGCCGTCATCAACATCCAGGGAGATGAGCCATTTATAGATCCGGAACAAATTGACCTTCTTGCTTCCCTGCTAAAGAATCCACTTGTTAAGATCGCAACCTTGATCCAGCCCTTAAAAGATCCCAAATTGCTTTCTGATCCCAACATCGTGAAAGTAGTGATAAATGCGAAGAACGAGGCGCTGTATTTCAGCCGGACTCCTATTCCTTTTGTGCGTGGCCAGGCACATGCCGCCTGGATGGAAAAAGTTCAATACTTCAGGCATTTGGGCATTTACGGCTTCCGCTCCCATATACTGCAGCAGATCGTTAATTTGCCGCCCTCCAAACTAGAGGAAGCCGAAGCTCTCGAACAACTCCGCTGGCTGGAACATGGCTATTCCATCCACACCGCCATGACTTCTCAAGATTCTCTGGCCATTGATACGCCTGAAGATTTGGCAAAGGCCGAAGATTTTTTGAGACAAAACACCTCAGGTTCGTAA